In Gossypium raimondii isolate GPD5lz chromosome 12, ASM2569854v1, whole genome shotgun sequence, a single window of DNA contains:
- the LOC105765711 gene encoding kinetochore protein SPC25 homolog isoform X2, giving the protein MERKIEQSPKTKMESLRTICDREFSIQQQKIDSFTASFPSSLNSIKSLVLDTAQNHAKLAKLKANLREAEDEFVKVLAAKTRKEAKQMATRDSISAVKARVEELKRTVQVQRSRREEYGAIISRQSLALSKTEEDAEHEIEENGEIQEAISWYNRVLGFQIEGGRGVKFTFNDINIKNPKEEYSFTICHANDAYSLLDCNPNLNGIKDLINELNRTNDLFGFVRTFREKFQEAAALGLQPQSTTFDQDCSTISLSGPALSVSSNRSESSAKKNEHHIPLQDANRQFKKFSHGSKSPAKVNENQHIDGELNRNPKEVVKSDILSPGRRSTRLKEVAKSEILSPVVHWSPRLKKVAKPDLLSPVVRQSPRLKAWSRFMDYLE; this is encoded by the exons ATGGAGCGCAAAATTGAGCAATCTCCAAAGACGAAAATGGAGTCTCTGAGAACGATCTGTGACAGAGAGTTTTCGATCCAACAGCAGAagatagattcttttacggcaTCGTTTCCTTCTTCTCTTAATTCCATCAAGTCCCTAGTGCTTGATACTGCTCAAAATCATG CCAAACTTGCAAAGTTGAAAGCCAATTTAAGAGAAGCCGAAGATGAGTTTGTCAAGGTTTTAGCTG CGAAGACCCGTAAAGAGGCGAAGCAGATGGCAACGAGGGATTCAATCTCTGCTGTAAAAGCTAGAGTAGAAGAACTTAAAAGAACTGTCCAAGTTCAAAGGAGCAGGAGGGAAGAGTATGGAGCAATTATATCTCGGCAATCTCTAG CTTTGTCAAAAACTGAAGAGGATGCAGAACATGAAATAGAGGAAAATGGAGAAATTCAAGAAGCTATTTCATGGTATAATCGGGTTCTCGGTTTTCAGATTGAAGGTGGTCGTG GGGTGAAGTTTACATTCAatgatattaacataaaaaatccaAAGGAAGAATATTCCTTTACCATTTGTCATGCAAATGATGCCTACTCCT TATTGGATTGCAACCCAAACTTGAATGGCATTAAAGACTTGATTAATGAGTTGAACAGAACAAATGACTTATTTGGCTTTGTTAGAACCTTCAGAGAAAAGTTTCAAGAAGCAGCAGCACTTG GATTGCAGCCCCAGTCCACAACTTTTGATCAGGACTGTTCCACAATCTCTTTGTCTGGTCCAGCTTTATCAGTTTCGAGTAATAGAAGTGAATCTTCTGCCAAGAAAAATGAGCATCACATTCCACTTCAAGATGCAAATAGGCAATTTAAGAAATTCAGCCATGGAAGTAAATCTCCAGCCAAGGTAAATGAAAATCAACATATTGATGGAGAACTCAATAGAAATCCCAAGGAAGTAGTCAAATCAGATATTCTATCACCAGGTCGTCGGTCCACTCGGCTTAAAGAAGTAGCCAAATCAGAAATCTTATCACCAGTTGTTCATTGGTCCCCCCGGCTTAAGAAAGTAGCAAAACCAGATCTTTTATCACCAGTTGTTCGTCAGTCCCCTCGGCTTAAG GCATGGAGCAGGTTCATGGATTATCTAGAATAG
- the LOC105765711 gene encoding kinetochore protein SPC25 homolog isoform X1, whose translation MERKIEQSPKTKMESLRTICDREFSIQQQKIDSFTASFPSSLNSIKSLVLDTAQNHAKLAKLKANLREAEDEFVKVLAAKTRKEAKQMATRDSISAVKARVEELKRTVQVQRSRREEYGAIISRQSLALSKTEEDAEHEIEENGEIQEAISWYNRVLGFQIEGGRGVKFTFNDINIKNPKEEYSFTICHANDAYSLLDCNPNLNGIKDLINELNRTNDLFGFVRTFREKFQEAAALGLQPQSTTFDQDCSTISLSGPALSVSSNRSESSAKKNEHHIPLQDANRQFKKFSHGSKSPAKVNENQHIDGELNRNPKEVVKSDILSPGRRSTRLKEVAKSEILSPVVHWSPRLKKVAKPDLLSPVVRQSPRLKNVGVLFVEEFN comes from the exons ATGGAGCGCAAAATTGAGCAATCTCCAAAGACGAAAATGGAGTCTCTGAGAACGATCTGTGACAGAGAGTTTTCGATCCAACAGCAGAagatagattcttttacggcaTCGTTTCCTTCTTCTCTTAATTCCATCAAGTCCCTAGTGCTTGATACTGCTCAAAATCATG CCAAACTTGCAAAGTTGAAAGCCAATTTAAGAGAAGCCGAAGATGAGTTTGTCAAGGTTTTAGCTG CGAAGACCCGTAAAGAGGCGAAGCAGATGGCAACGAGGGATTCAATCTCTGCTGTAAAAGCTAGAGTAGAAGAACTTAAAAGAACTGTCCAAGTTCAAAGGAGCAGGAGGGAAGAGTATGGAGCAATTATATCTCGGCAATCTCTAG CTTTGTCAAAAACTGAAGAGGATGCAGAACATGAAATAGAGGAAAATGGAGAAATTCAAGAAGCTATTTCATGGTATAATCGGGTTCTCGGTTTTCAGATTGAAGGTGGTCGTG GGGTGAAGTTTACATTCAatgatattaacataaaaaatccaAAGGAAGAATATTCCTTTACCATTTGTCATGCAAATGATGCCTACTCCT TATTGGATTGCAACCCAAACTTGAATGGCATTAAAGACTTGATTAATGAGTTGAACAGAACAAATGACTTATTTGGCTTTGTTAGAACCTTCAGAGAAAAGTTTCAAGAAGCAGCAGCACTTG GATTGCAGCCCCAGTCCACAACTTTTGATCAGGACTGTTCCACAATCTCTTTGTCTGGTCCAGCTTTATCAGTTTCGAGTAATAGAAGTGAATCTTCTGCCAAGAAAAATGAGCATCACATTCCACTTCAAGATGCAAATAGGCAATTTAAGAAATTCAGCCATGGAAGTAAATCTCCAGCCAAGGTAAATGAAAATCAACATATTGATGGAGAACTCAATAGAAATCCCAAGGAAGTAGTCAAATCAGATATTCTATCACCAGGTCGTCGGTCCACTCGGCTTAAAGAAGTAGCCAAATCAGAAATCTTATCACCAGTTGTTCATTGGTCCCCCCGGCTTAAGAAAGTAGCAAAACCAGATCTTTTATCACCAGTTGTTCGTCAGTCCCCTCGGCTTAAG AATGTTGGTGTTCTTTTCGTTGAAGAATTCAACTGA
- the LOC105765711 gene encoding kinetochore protein SPC25 homolog isoform X3 gives MERKIEQSPKTKMESLRTICDREFSIQQQKIDSFTASFPSSLNSIKSLVLDTAQNHAKLAKLKANLREAEDEFVKVLAAKTRKEAKQMATRDSISAVKARVEELKRTVQVQRSRREEYGAIISRQSLALSKTEEDAEHEIEENGEIQEAISWYNRVLGFQIEGGRGVKFTFNDINIKNPKEEYSFTICHANDAYSLLDCNPNLNGIKDLINELNRTNDLFGFVRTFREKFQEAAALGLQPQSTTFDQDCSTISLSGPALSVSSNRSESSAKKNEHHIPLQDANRQFKKFSHGSKSPAKVNENQHIDGELNRNPKEVVKSDILSPGRRSTRLKEVAKSEILSPVVHWSPRLKKVAKPDLLSPVVRQSPRLKAKK, from the exons ATGGAGCGCAAAATTGAGCAATCTCCAAAGACGAAAATGGAGTCTCTGAGAACGATCTGTGACAGAGAGTTTTCGATCCAACAGCAGAagatagattcttttacggcaTCGTTTCCTTCTTCTCTTAATTCCATCAAGTCCCTAGTGCTTGATACTGCTCAAAATCATG CCAAACTTGCAAAGTTGAAAGCCAATTTAAGAGAAGCCGAAGATGAGTTTGTCAAGGTTTTAGCTG CGAAGACCCGTAAAGAGGCGAAGCAGATGGCAACGAGGGATTCAATCTCTGCTGTAAAAGCTAGAGTAGAAGAACTTAAAAGAACTGTCCAAGTTCAAAGGAGCAGGAGGGAAGAGTATGGAGCAATTATATCTCGGCAATCTCTAG CTTTGTCAAAAACTGAAGAGGATGCAGAACATGAAATAGAGGAAAATGGAGAAATTCAAGAAGCTATTTCATGGTATAATCGGGTTCTCGGTTTTCAGATTGAAGGTGGTCGTG GGGTGAAGTTTACATTCAatgatattaacataaaaaatccaAAGGAAGAATATTCCTTTACCATTTGTCATGCAAATGATGCCTACTCCT TATTGGATTGCAACCCAAACTTGAATGGCATTAAAGACTTGATTAATGAGTTGAACAGAACAAATGACTTATTTGGCTTTGTTAGAACCTTCAGAGAAAAGTTTCAAGAAGCAGCAGCACTTG GATTGCAGCCCCAGTCCACAACTTTTGATCAGGACTGTTCCACAATCTCTTTGTCTGGTCCAGCTTTATCAGTTTCGAGTAATAGAAGTGAATCTTCTGCCAAGAAAAATGAGCATCACATTCCACTTCAAGATGCAAATAGGCAATTTAAGAAATTCAGCCATGGAAGTAAATCTCCAGCCAAGGTAAATGAAAATCAACATATTGATGGAGAACTCAATAGAAATCCCAAGGAAGTAGTCAAATCAGATATTCTATCACCAGGTCGTCGGTCCACTCGGCTTAAAGAAGTAGCCAAATCAGAAATCTTATCACCAGTTGTTCATTGGTCCCCCCGGCTTAAGAAAGTAGCAAAACCAGATCTTTTATCACCAGTTGTTCGTCAGTCCCCTCGGCTTAAG GCTAAGAAATGA